The Mesorhizobium sp. AR02 region TAGACACCTCGTGATTATGCAACCTCCTTCACCCGGATTTCTATATCCAAGTGAGCGGAGGCGGCGATGTTGACGAGCGCGTCAAGCGAGAACTTGGCGAGCTTACCGCGCAGCAGATCATTGATACGAGGGCGCGTCAGGCCGAGCCGCTTGGCGGCTTCCTCCTGGGGAATGCCCCAACGCTGGACTGCCTTACGGATTTCGTAGAGCAGCGCCGAGCGCGCTTTAAGGTTTGCTGCCTCCTGTTCGGTGTCCGCCAGGGCGTCCCAGACGTTCTCATAGATTTCTACGTTCATCGTTCTGCCTTCCATCGTTTTAGCCGTTGAGCCGCCAGATCGAGGTCTTTTTTGGATGTGGCCTGTGTCTTCTTCTGGAACGCATGAAGCACCAAAACGCGGTCCTCCAGCGTTGCCAGATAGATGACGCGGAACGCTCCCGATGCCTCCCGGACTCTGATTTCCCTGACGCCGGCCCCCACGATCTGCATAGGCTTCCAGTCGTCGGGATCGTCGCCGCGCTGGACAAGTTCGAGCTGCCAGCCGGCCTCTATCCGCGCATCGTCAGGAAACGCTCGAACATTCGCTCTGCTGCTTCCAAGCCATTCAATCACCTTCATCGGGGTGCACTGTATCGGTTTTGATACAGGTTGGGTAGAGTGAAAATCAATCGCATTTTACGGACCAGCAATCAGCTCACGTCCCCACCCAGAACCGGGAGGCGCAACGAAACGGTTCGATGCGCCCGCCATCGGATTAGGGACGCTTCGTCTTGTTCTCACACTCGACATAGGCACTGAAGACACAAATCGCTAATTTGTATTCAACTGAATTCACGTCCTAGCGATCGCCGTGACGTCTAATTTGATCCTGCAGCGCATCAAGAGCGGCTGACGGTACCCCGTCGACATCTCCGCTATCCACTGACGGTGACAGGGAAAGAGCGCCGGCCTCCACGTCCTGATCGAGCGATGCGAGCAGCGCGGCGATCGACATGGACTTGTTTCCCGGCCGGACTTGGAATTGCAAGACACTCGCCTTGCCTTCAGACGCACTCGGGTCGGACGTCTTTGATGCTGCCGGCGCCGATCGCCGGCCAAGGGTGGGAAGCGGCCGCGGCGCATCATCAGCCGTCTGATCGGTCCGCTTCGGCTTCAACTCCGGAACTTCAGCGGCGACCTCGCTCTTTGCTTCAGCCTCACCGCCCGTTGGACGGCCTGAGCTTGGCAGCGCCTTTGGTGCGTCCGCGCTGTCGCTCTTTACTTTCGGCTTTAACGCGACGGGATCAACCCTTTCAGCCGCCGCACCAGTCGCAGGCGGCACCGCATCGGCATAGGCTGTATCGCCTGAAACCGGTGCTTCGACGGTATCGGGTTCCCCCAACTCGAAAGGTGCCGCCGGCGCGTTGTTAGCCGCCGCTTCGACCTCCGCCATGGAGCGCAGCGGAAGATCCTGCCATCGTGAGAGAGGCGGAACCTTCAAGCGCCGGTGCCGAAATTCCTGATAGGTCGCCTTATAGGGAGCGTCCTTATAATAGGTGATCTTGCGCACCATGAAACCAGGGGGGCTCGAGCCCAGAACCACGGCCTGCTTCGCCGGCATTTGCCGAAGCTCCGCCGCCGTCCGGAACGGCCTTTCCTGATAACTTAAACTCTTGTCTCGGGCCCCAAATATACCTTGACCAGCCCTGATGATCGCTGTGGGCACCTCGATCGTGGTCGGTCCCAGCATTACAGAGACATGTTCCGAGGTCTCCACGTCGTTCATGCGGATGAAAAGCTTCACCTGACACGCGGTCACCGTGGTCTGCCGCGTCGCTTTTCCATAGACTTCGTCAAGCTGGGCTAGATCCTGCAGGATCAGGACCATGCGAAAGCCATAGCCCGCGTTGATCGCCAGCTTGGAAACGATAGACTCCATTTTGCCGAGCTGGCGAAACTCGTCGATCATCACCAGGACCTGATATGGCTCGTCCGGGCCTGGCGAGGAAGCCATCAGCACATCATGGATTTGCTGAACCAGGAGTTTGATGATGGGCCGGAACACGTCGAGCTGCGCCACCGAGCAGCCGATGAAGAGAGCCGTCGGGTCCTTGCGAAACTTCGAGATATCGAAATCGGTCGACGCCGTAGCGGCTGCAACGAGATCATTGGTCCAGGGGTTGAGAGCCGCCGTCAGGTTGAAGTAGGCCGAGTTTCGCGTTTCCTTTTCCAGCGCAATGAACTGGTTGAGCCCGTGCACGACCCACGAAGGCAGATATTTTTCCTCGTCATTGCGGATATTCGTCAGCACCCTGAGAAAATCCACGCCGGTCGAAAGAAGCATCGCGACGGCGCGCAAATGACGCTGCCCCTCATAGCGTGGTGACGTCAGCACATAGCCTATCATGGCCGAAAGCAGCTGCCGGCCGGCGCGCGCCCAGATCTCGGAACTTCCTGTCGCCTCGGGGATGATGAAGGAGGAGACCACCGCGCAGTCCGTCGGCATGCGCGCATCGCGCCGGATGAAATCCAGCGGATTATAGCGATGCGAATCCTGCTCGCCGGGCGAAAAGAAAAAGACCTTGTCGCCGAGAGCCTGCCGGTGTGCACCGAACGCCTCGAAGTTCTCCCGCTTCGGATCGAACCACACCGAGGATCCTCGCCACATATAACCGTTCGGAATGACAAAGCTGACGCCCTTGCCGGATCGGGTCGGCCCGACCACCAGGACGTGCGCGGGCTCGTCCGAGCGGATCGTCGCGCCACCCATCTTGCCGAGGATCAAGCCTTGCTTTGCCAGCAGGTTTTTCCTTTCGGCGTCCATGATCGTGCCGAACCGCGCATCGCCGTAGCGCTTTGGCTTGCGGTTGATCAGGCTTGCAAAGATCAGGCCGACGCCGATCGCCACGACAACCGCGACCGCGATCGCGCCCCGGATGATCGTCTCGCTCTGCGTGGGATGATAGGCCAGGCGCTGACTGAAATGCTGCCAGGCAACGAACAGGCCGCTTAGGCTGCGTTGCGCGTTCTGGTACTTTAGAAGCCCCCAGCGCGAGGCGCCTTCAGAGGGGAGGGCGGGATTCCACCGCCATGTCGCCACCAGCTCGTAGGCCAGGCTCCAAAGGGCAAGGAAGGCGGCGAGGCCGATGAGGCCGAGGAGAAGCCTATAAGCGAATACGCGAGACATTCTGGGGAACCTTTCTGGCGGCTCTCCATTCGGTCATGCGGTTGAACCAGATCGCCGAAGTTCCGCGCCAGCCGCCCCGGCGCGTTTGTTGGATCACAATCGGCAGGACCGACCGCACGTAATCGATGATCTCTGCCTTGCTCAGCCCGAGCCCAGCCTGCATGACCATCAATGCTAGCTGCTCAAACGCACCGGTCGGGCTGTCCGCATGGATCGTCGTGATCGATCCGGGATGACCTGTGTTGACGGCGCGCAAGAACGAATAGGCTTCCGCTCCCCGGATCTCGCCCAGGAAGATTCGATCCGGCCGCAACCGTATGGCGGCTTGCAGCAGCGTTTCAACGGTCACGTGCGCCAGGCCCTGGTCGCCCTTTGATGCGACGAGGGGCAGATAGTTGGGCTGGTGTGGTTTAACCTCTCGCGTATCCTCAATGGTGAGGATCCGCTCATCCGAAGGCACCTCGTGCAAAATCGCGTTCAGAAACGTCGTTTTGCCCGACGATGTGCCTCCTGAAAGCAAGATCGAGTACCGTTCCCGCACGGCCAGGCGGAGGAAATCCTCGATCTTGCCGGCGTCGAGATATTCGCAAAGGGCGCTGTCGGTCTCGCTCAATTCGCCGGGATCCTGGACGGAGATCGTATCGAACGACCCCCGCTTCCGGTAATCATCAAGGCGCATATCCTTCACGACCTGCTTGCGGATCGCGAAGGCGCCTCCTGTCGGCGTCGCCGGCGCAAGCACGCCCTGGAAGCGTTCGCCGCCGGGGAGGGCGGCCGAAAGCAAGGGATTTTCCTCGCTGATCGATTGCGAGGATGATGCCGCTATACGTTCCATGAGGTAAGTGATCGCGGCGCGGTCGAGCTCGGGGACGTCGAAGGGCTCCATATGTGTCGAGCCAACAATTTCGACCCACACAAGTCCAGGCCCGTTTGCACAGATTTCGACCACGCGATCGTCGTCGAGCCAGCGCCGCACCGGCTCCAGCGCCTTATTTAGAAAGACGGTTCTTTGCTGCCCGCTCACGTCGTATCTCCGTCAACGCCTCGCGTACCGGGTCCGGATAGAACTCCGAAAAATCGAGGTCCCGGCGGACGAACACCATGATGCGCGACCCCTGATCGACATGGATCGTGGGCGCGATATTGATCGAATTTCGAAGCGCCTCTTCGGCAATGCGGTTGAGGCTTTGTGAGACCTGTTGCGCGCCGATCTGGCGGGCGCTCTGCAGGTATTGATTGGGCTGCGTCTGGATTGTCACCGTCTGTCCGGTCTGCGGGTCCGTGGAGGTCTGGTTGGTGTTTGACCCATTCTGGTCGTTGCCAAGGTTGGCGATGAATTGTGTCGCACCGCCCACGACACTTAAAAGGATCGCCGAGCCGAAGCGCTCGAAATAATGGTTGTCGACCTCGCCCGGCATGCCGCTGCGACCGAGCTCGTCGGTGCCCGTCGAACCGAGCTGCACCGACATGCCGTCCGATCGAAGCAGGCGTGTCCACACTATGAACACCCGCGTTTGGCCGGTTGCGAGGCCACTGCGATATTCACCGATAAGGCGGGAGCCAGCGGGGATCAAAACCCTGCGACCGTCGAACGACCACACATCCTCCGACACGACGGCCCGAACCATACCGGCAAGATCGCTCTGGATCGCGGTCTCGAGTACGCCCTTGATCATCGTCCCTTGGGCGACCAGAGCGTCCGTGCGCGGGTTCATCGTGGCCTTCGATGTATCCGCTCCGCTCTGGCTCGCCCTTGCCAAAAAACGCCGATTGGGGTCCTCCTCGCCCTCGCCTGCGTTTCCGGCCGCCGCTGCATCCGTACCATTGCCGCCCAGTGCTGACGCACTGCCAGGCGCATCGCCGCTATCGACGACGAGTTGCTTGGCGCGCAGGCGCTCCCATTTGCGCCGCTCCTCTTCTTCTTGCCTGCGCCGTTCTTCCTCAGCCAGACGACGGGCCTCGGAATCATCCTGCACCTGTGGTGGAGCTGCAGGCGGTTGCAAGGCTGGCGGAGGGGGAGGCGGAGCCTCTATCGTCGACGGCGGCTGCGCCGGCGCAGCCGGCGGCTCCTCGGGAGCCGTCGGGATTTTCAGGGTCCCGTTGTCAAGCTGGGGACGCGGCGTATCGAGCCCAGGTGCGGGAAACTGTGTGGTGTGAAACTCCTCGCCATCCGACGCCGTCAACAGCGGCTTGTCTGGCGCACGCGTCGCCGCATAGATCATCCAGCCGGCGAAGACCACCGCACCCAGCGGCACCACGATCTTGAAGAATGTGCTCGCCCCGAATTTTGGCGGGGCGACCGCCGTGCCTTCCTCGGCGAGCATTCTGTACTCATTGGGAGATGGCATCAGGCCCCCTCACTTTCCGAACAGTCCCACCGCCGACACGCTGCGGCTCGTAAGGTTCAAGCCCGGTCGGTTCGTTCACATTGTTCAGTCTCAGATTGAAGACGCAGGTTGCTTCGTTGCCGTTGCGCAGCGTCCATTGGTAATTGACCTTGTCGACGACGATGTACGCGCCCTCGCGGCGATAATTCACAAGGGTCTCATTGCGCTCGCTGTCGACGACATAGATCGCCGGCACTTCCCTTGCCGGATCGAAGCGGAACCAGGTCTTCACGCCGTCGTCGTAGATCACGAGCGGCTTATTTGCCGACGACCCCTTGTAGGCATAGGACGAGTTGGCGTTTTCGGCCTTGAAACCCTGCCGGTTCGGCTGTGCCGCCCGGGCCCGGGCCTCGTCCATCAGCGCCGCGTCCGACACCTCTTCGGGATAGCGGAACTTGATCGCATAGACTTGTTGCGCAACCGGCCGAAACTCGCCGTTGAGGAAGAACACATAGCTGCGCTTGTTCGTCAGGACGTTGAGATTTCCGCCCGCATTCTTCTCGATCGGCTTCACAAACAGCACATTGCCCTTCTTGTTGGGCTCGATGCTCCAGGCCGGGACGTCGCCAGCGCCGAGGGTTTCGATTTTCTCGTCATCGCCGAATTCGATCATGGTCGAGGCGCCATAGCTGGCCGGCACCGACACCACATCGTCCTTCTGATACCAGACGAAGCGAATGCGACTGTCACGAGATCCCGCCCGAGGGGTCTGTTCGGCAAGGGCCGGCTGAACCGCGCAAACGCCGAGCCCGATTGCCATCAGGATGGCGGCGACCTTCATTGCGGTGTCTCCGCGGTGGGTGCCGGCGCCGTCTCCTGATCGCGCCGATATTCGAGCACCTGGAAGCCGAGCGGATTTTGAAAGCGGATCTCGTTTTTGGCCGGCACGCCGGTGTAGCGGAACCGGATCAATGACACCCAATGCCGCTGCACGGTGTTCGCCTGGCT contains the following coding sequences:
- a CDS encoding helix-turn-helix domain-containing protein gives rise to the protein MNVEIYENVWDALADTEQEAANLKARSALLYEIRKAVQRWGIPQEEAAKRLGLTRPRINDLLRGKLAKFSLDALVNIAASAHLDIEIRVKEVA
- a CDS encoding type II toxin-antitoxin system RelE/ParE family toxin; amino-acid sequence: MKVIEWLGSSRANVRAFPDDARIEAGWQLELVQRGDDPDDWKPMQIVGAGVREIRVREASGAFRVIYLATLEDRVLVLHAFQKKTQATSKKDLDLAAQRLKRWKAER
- a CDS encoding type IV secretory system conjugative DNA transfer family protein, with the translated sequence MATWRWNPALPSEGASRWGLLKYQNAQRSLSGLFVAWQHFSQRLAYHPTQSETIIRGAIAVAVVVAIGVGLIFASLINRKPKRYGDARFGTIMDAERKNLLAKQGLILGKMGGATIRSDEPAHVLVVGPTRSGKGVSFVIPNGYMWRGSSVWFDPKRENFEAFGAHRQALGDKVFFFSPGEQDSHRYNPLDFIRRDARMPTDCAVVSSFIIPEATGSSEIWARAGRQLLSAMIGYVLTSPRYEGQRHLRAVAMLLSTGVDFLRVLTNIRNDEEKYLPSWVVHGLNQFIALEKETRNSAYFNLTAALNPWTNDLVAAATASTDFDISKFRKDPTALFIGCSVAQLDVFRPIIKLLVQQIHDVLMASSPGPDEPYQVLVMIDEFRQLGKMESIVSKLAINAGYGFRMVLILQDLAQLDEVYGKATRQTTVTACQVKLFIRMNDVETSEHVSVMLGPTTIEVPTAIIRAGQGIFGARDKSLSYQERPFRTAAELRQMPAKQAVVLGSSPPGFMVRKITYYKDAPYKATYQEFRHRRLKVPPLSRWQDLPLRSMAEVEAAANNAPAAPFELGEPDTVEAPVSGDTAYADAVPPATGAAAERVDPVALKPKVKSDSADAPKALPSSGRPTGGEAEAKSEVAAEVPELKPKRTDQTADDAPRPLPTLGRRSAPAASKTSDPSASEGKASVLQFQVRPGNKSMSIAALLASLDQDVEAGALSLSPSVDSGDVDGVPSAALDALQDQIRRHGDR
- the virB11 gene encoding P-type DNA transfer ATPase VirB11, which gives rise to MSGQQRTVFLNKALEPVRRWLDDDRVVEICANGPGLVWVEIVGSTHMEPFDVPELDRAAITYLMERIAASSSQSISEENPLLSAALPGGERFQGVLAPATPTGGAFAIRKQVVKDMRLDDYRKRGSFDTISVQDPGELSETDSALCEYLDAGKIEDFLRLAVRERYSILLSGGTSSGKTTFLNAILHEVPSDERILTIEDTREVKPHQPNYLPLVASKGDQGLAHVTVETLLQAAIRLRPDRIFLGEIRGAEAYSFLRAVNTGHPGSITTIHADSPTGAFEQLALMVMQAGLGLSKAEIIDYVRSVLPIVIQQTRRGGWRGTSAIWFNRMTEWRAARKVPQNVSRIRL
- the virB10 gene encoding type IV secretion system protein VirB10, which translates into the protein MLAEEGTAVAPPKFGASTFFKIVVPLGAVVFAGWMIYAATRAPDKPLLTASDGEEFHTTQFPAPGLDTPRPQLDNGTLKIPTAPEEPPAAPAQPPSTIEAPPPPPPALQPPAAPPQVQDDSEARRLAEEERRRQEEEERRKWERLRAKQLVVDSGDAPGSASALGGNGTDAAAAGNAGEGEEDPNRRFLARASQSGADTSKATMNPRTDALVAQGTMIKGVLETAIQSDLAGMVRAVVSEDVWSFDGRRVLIPAGSRLIGEYRSGLATGQTRVFIVWTRLLRSDGMSVQLGSTGTDELGRSGMPGEVDNHYFERFGSAILLSVVGGATQFIANLGNDQNGSNTNQTSTDPQTGQTVTIQTQPNQYLQSARQIGAQQVSQSLNRIAEEALRNSINIAPTIHVDQGSRIMVFVRRDLDFSEFYPDPVREALTEIRRERAAKNRLSK
- the virB9 gene encoding P-type conjugative transfer protein VirB9; the encoded protein is MKVAAILMAIGLGVCAVQPALAEQTPRAGSRDSRIRFVWYQKDDVVSVPASYGASTMIEFGDDEKIETLGAGDVPAWSIEPNKKGNVLFVKPIEKNAGGNLNVLTNKRSYVFFLNGEFRPVAQQVYAIKFRYPEEVSDAALMDEARARAAQPNRQGFKAENANSSYAYKGSSANKPLVIYDDGVKTWFRFDPAREVPAIYVVDSERNETLVNYRREGAYIVVDKVNYQWTLRNGNEATCVFNLRLNNVNEPTGLEPYEPQRVGGGTVRKVRGPDAISQ